The Myotis daubentonii chromosome 19, mMyoDau2.1, whole genome shotgun sequence genome window below encodes:
- the TRIAP1 gene encoding TP53-regulated inhibitor of apoptosis 1 isoform X2, whose translation MTTSECAAAAAMNSVGEGCTDMKREYDQCFNRWFAEKFLKGDSSGDPCTDLFKRYQQCVQKAIKEKEIPIEGLEFMGRGRDRPESSS comes from the exons ATGACGACGTCAGagtgcgccgccgccgccgccatgaaCAGCGTCGGGGAGGGCTGCACCGACATGAAGCGCGAGTACGACCAGTGCTTCAATCGCTGGTTCGCCGAGAAGTTCCTCAAGGGCGACAGCTCCGGGGACCCGTGCACCGACCTCTTCAAGCGCTACCAGCAGTGCGTCCAG AAAGCAATAAAGGAGAAGGAGATTCCCATCGAAGGACTGGAGTTCATGGGCCGTGGCAGAGACAGGCCTGAAAGCTCTTCTTGA
- the SRSF9 gene encoding serine/arginine-rich splicing factor 9, protein MSGWGDERGGEGDGRVYVGNLPTDVREKDLEDLFYKYGRIREIDLKNRHGLVPFAFVRFEDPRDAEDAVYGRNGYDYGQCRLRVEFPRAYGGRGGWPRGGRNGPPTRRSDFRVLVSGLPPSGSWQDLKDHMREAGDVCYADVQKDGMGMVEYLRKEDMEYALRKLDDTKFRSHEGETSYIRVYPERSTSYGYSRSRSGSRGRDSPYQSRGSPHYFSPFRPY, encoded by the exons ATGTCGGGCTGGGGGGACGAGCGCGGCGGCGAGGGCGACGGGCGCGTCTACGTGGGGAACCTTCCGACGGACGTGCGCGAGAAGGACCTGGAGGACCTGTTCTACAAGTACGGCCGCATCCGCGAGATCGACCTCAAGAACCGGCACGGCCTGGTGCCCTTCGCCTTCGTGCGTTTCGAGGACCCCCG AGATGCTGAAGATGCAGTTTATGGAAGGAATGGTTATGATTATGGCCAGTGTCGACTTCGTGTGGAGTTCCCCAGAGCTTATGGAGGTCGGGGTGGGTGGCCCCGTGGTGGGAGGAATGGACCTCCTACAAGAAGATCTGATTTCCGAGTTCTTGTTTCAG GACTTCCTCCCTCAGGAAGCTGGCAGGACCTGAAGGATCACATGCGAGAAGCTGGAGACGTCTGTTACGCAGATGTGCAGAAGGACGGAATGGGGATGGTTGAGTATCTCAGAAAAGAAGACATGGAATATGCCCTGCGTAAACTGGATGACACCAAATTCCGCTCTCATGAG GGTGAAACTTCCTACATCAGAGTTTATCCAGAGAGAAGCACCAGCTATGGCTACTCACGGTCTCGGTCTGGGTCAAGAGGCCGTGACTCTCCATACCAAAGCAGGGGTTCCCCACACTACTTCTCTCCCTTCAGGCCCTACTGA
- the DYNLL1 gene encoding dynein light chain 1, cytoplasmic, whose protein sequence is MCDRKAVIKNADMSEEMQQDSVECATQALEKYNIEKDIAAHIKKEFDKKYNPTWHCIVGRNFGSYVTHETKHFIYFYLGQVAILLFKSG, encoded by the exons ATGTGCGACCGAAAGGCGGTGATCAAAAATGCCGATATGTCGGAGGAGATGCAACAGGACTCCGTGGAATGTGCCACTCAGGCGTTGGAGAAATATAACATAGAAAAGGACATTGCGGCCCATATTAAGAAG GAGTTTGACAAGAAGTACAACCCCACCTGGCACTGCATCGTGGGGAGGAACTTCGGTAGTTACGTGACACATGAAACCAAACACTTCATCTACTTCTACCTGGGCCAGGTGGCCATTCTTCTGTTCAAATCGGGTTAA
- the GATC gene encoding glutamyl-tRNA(Gln) amidotransferase subunit C, mitochondrial: MWARAGRRVLRAPRGGCRGFAPQAGSPGKAGGGGVSAGREAGRAAPGTGRIAREVVEHLERLALVDFGGPEAVARLERAVAFADRLRAVDTDGVQPLESVLEDRCLYLRSDNVVEGNCAEELLQNSHRVVEEYFVAPPGNISLPKLDEQEPVSQS; the protein is encoded by the exons ATGTgggcgcgggcggggcggcgCGTCCTCCGGGCCCCGCGGGGCGGGTGCCGGGGCTTCGCCCCCCAGGCCGGGTCTCCGGGGAAGGCCGGAGGCGGGGGTGTCTCcgcggggcgggaggcggggcgggcggcgccgGGAACGGGGCGCATCGCCCGCGAGGTGGTCGAGCACCTGGAGCGGCTGGCGCTGGTGGACTTCGGCGGCCCGGAGGCCGTGGCGCGGCTGGAGAGAGCCGTGGCCTTCGCCGACCGGCTCCGCGCCGTGGACACGGACGGGGTGCAGCCCCTGGAGTCGGTCCTGGAGGACAG ATGTCTTTACCTGAGATCCGACAATGTGGTAGAGGGCAACTGTGCTGAAGAACTACTACAGAACTCCCATCGAGTTGTGGAGGAGTATTTTGTGGCTCCCCCAG GTAATATCTCTTTGCCAAAGCTGGATGAACAAGAGCCCGTCTCACAGAGCTGA
- the TRIAP1 gene encoding TP53-regulated inhibitor of apoptosis 1 isoform X1: MTTSECAAAAAMNSVGEGCTDMKREYDQCFNRWFAEKFLKGDSSGDPCTDLFKRYQQCVQLLSLSQLQTGKVRLAQRQ, encoded by the exons ATGACGACGTCAGagtgcgccgccgccgccgccatgaaCAGCGTCGGGGAGGGCTGCACCGACATGAAGCGCGAGTACGACCAGTGCTTCAATCGCTGGTTCGCCGAGAAGTTCCTCAAGGGCGACAGCTCCGGGGACCCGTGCACCGACCTCTTCAAGCGCTACCAGCAGTGCGTCCAG ttGCTGTCTTTATCCCAATTGCAGACAGGCAAAGTGAGGCTTGCTCAACGCCAGTAA